In Silene latifolia isolate original U9 population chromosome 3, ASM4854445v1, whole genome shotgun sequence, a single window of DNA contains:
- the LOC141646276 gene encoding uncharacterized protein LOC141646276 → MYNRKLYNLLCNLFIPEILEDGVTREGDPLKTVLLRDACQNQTCYFITMNPSNATTSITIESCHNVFDDVCFNNDFDTTRELHFGIGSDGNLNFITSSRPPTTTTRSLVSRSQEDRLIKSIGSLSLEEKDAETSGSSSNQALASKGKKFKKKGKKGKNFKQVEDECHYCYGMGHWLRNCLVYLRNIREGIIVPKGFKRREEV, encoded by the exons atgtataataggaaattatataatttgttatgtaatttatttattccggagatccttgaagacggtgtcactcgagaaggcgatccattaaagacggtgttacttcgagatgcgtgccaaaaccaaacttgttat ttcattacaatgaatccatcaaatgctactacatcgataactattgagtcttgccacaatgtttttgacgacgtttgcttcaacaatgatttcgacactactagagaacttcattttgggataggttcggatggaaaccttaacttcatcacttcttctagaccacctactactactactagatctcttgtgagccggtctcaggaagaccgcctcataaaatctataggatctttgtctttggaagagaaggatgccgaaactagtgggagctcaagcaatcaagcacttgcttctaagggcaaaaagtttaagaagaagggaaagaaagggaaaaacttcaagcaagttgaagatgagtgccattattgctatggcatgggacattggcttaggaattgtctcgtatatttgcgaaatataagggaaggaatcatcgttccaaaag ggtttaagagacgtgaagaggtttag